The following are from one region of the Canis lupus familiaris isolate Mischka breed German Shepherd chromosome 30, alternate assembly UU_Cfam_GSD_1.0, whole genome shotgun sequence genome:
- the MAPKBP1 gene encoding mitogen-activated protein kinase-binding protein 1 isoform X17 translates to MMAMEGSTITSRIKNLLRSPSIKLRRSKAGNRREDLSSKVTLEKVLGITVSGGRGLACDPRSGLVAYPAGCVVVLFNPRKHKQHHILNSSRKTITALAFSPDGKYLVTGESGHMPAVRVWDVAEHSQVAELQEHKYGVACVAFSPSAKYIVSVGYQHDMIVNVWAWKKNIVVASNKVSSRVTAVSFSEDCSYFVTAGNRHIKFWYLDDSKTSKVNATVPLLGRSGLLGELRNNLFTDVACGRGKKADSTFCITSSGLLCEFSDRRLLDKWVELRNTDSFTTTVAHCISVSQDYIFCGCADGTVRLFNPSNLHFLSTLPRPHALGTDIASVTEASRLFSGVANARYPDTIALTFDPTNQWLSCVYNDHSIYVWDVRDPKKVGKVYSALYHSSCVWSVEVYPEVKDSNQACLPPSSFITCSSDNTIRLWNTESSGVHGSTLHRNILSNDLIKIIYVDGNTQALLDTELPGGDKADTSLMDPRVGIRSVCISPNGQHLASGDRVGTLRVHELQSLSEMLKVEAHDSEILCLEYSKPDTGLKLLASASRDRLIHVLDAGREYSLQQTLDEHSSSITAVKFAASDGQVRMISCGADKSIYFRTAQKSGDGVQFTRTHHVVRKTTLYDMDVEPSWKYTAIGCQDRNIRIFNISSGKQKKLFKGSQGEDGTLIKVQTDPSGIYIATSCSDKNLSIFDFSSGECVATMFGHSEIVTGMKFSNDCKHLISVSGDSCIFVWRLSSEMTISMRQRLAELRQRQRGGKQQGPSSPQRAAGPNRHEAPSMLSPGPALSSDSDKEGEDEGTEEEELPALPILAKGTKKEPASVPSPALPRSLSHWEMSRAQETVEFLAPVPAANQGPRRRGRWAQPGVELSVRSMLDLRQLETMAPSPRGTSQDLLAMTPSCPGKHGQQAPETSHTSQNEKPPRPQASQPCSCPHIIRLLSQEEGVFAQDLEPAPIEDGIVYPEPSDSPTLDTSEFQVQAPSRGTLGRVYPGSRGSEKHSPDSACSVDYSSSRLSSPEHPNEDLEEPADGDEEEEEEEGGTGSYGLQEGSPHTPDQEQFLKQHFETLANGAAPGVVRGGPVRVPERTESQSISSRFLLQVQTPPLRELSPYSSSLALTSRPVQMLQASGEQLRGSGASPPGAPPEAETSSGNAGPQQAVPVLLPRRRLNLDSSWAPKRVAAASSPLGGLQKARSVQSLVLQDEGPPPGPLLLGETEAQEGLHSLPQADSHLSRPQSYQNPTTSSMAKISRSISVGENLGLAAEPQAPAPIRVSPLSKLALPSRAHLVLDIPKPLPDRPTLATFSPATKGRAPGEVEQPGSSMGLGKAHSTSERQACLGEGAKPRTECQAQPGPNSPCAQQLPVSSLLRVPENLQPPPPEKTPSPMECTRPGTLSQDSEPAVSLEQCEQLVAELQGNMRQAMRLYHLVAGCKTPSAEQSRITQLLRNTFSSVRQELEALAGAVLRSPGGSPGAVGAEQTQALLEQYSELLLRAVERRMERRL, encoded by the exons GTGTGTGGTCGTGCTGTTCAATCCCCGGAAACACAAACAGCACCACATCCTCAACAGTTCCAG GAAGACCATCACTGCCCTCGCCTtttcccctgatggcaagtaCTTGGTCACTGGAGAG AGTGGGCACATGCCTGCCGTGCGTGTTTGGGATGTGGCTGAGCATAGCCAGGTGGCAGAGCTGCAGGAGCATAAGTATGGTGTGGCTTGTGTGGCCTTCTCCCCTAGCGCCAAGTACATTGTCTCTGTGGGCTACCAGCACGACATGATCGTCAATGTCTGGGCCTGGAAG AAAAACATTGTGGTGGCCTCCAATAAGGTGTCGAGTCGGGTGACAGCAGTGTCCTTCTCTGAAGATTGCAGCTACTTCGTCACTGCAGGCAACCGGCATATCAAATTCTGGTACCTTGATGACAGTAAGACCTCAAAG GTGAATGCCACCGTGCCTCTGCTAGGCCGTTCGGGGCTGCTGGGAGAGCTTCGGAACAACCTGTTCACTGACGTGGCATGTGGCCGAGGGAAGAAGGCCGACAGCACCTTCTGCATCACATCCTCGGGGCTGCTGTGCGAGTTCAGCGACAGGAGGCTTTTGGATAAGTGGGTGGAGCTGAGA AATACAGACAGCTTCACA ACCACTGTGGCGCACTGCATCTCTGTGAGCCAAGACTACATCTTCTGTGGCTGTGCTGATGGCACTGTGCGCCTCTTCAATCCCTCTAACCTGCACTTCCTCAGCACACTGCCCCGGCCCCATGCCCTGGGGACAGACATTGCCAGCGTCACTGAGGCCAG TCGCCTCTTCTCTGGGGTGGCCAACGCCAGGTATCCAGATACCATTGCCTTGACCTTTGATCCTACCAATCAGTGGCTGTCTTGTGTATACAACGACCACAGCATTTATGTTTGGGATGTGAGGGACCCCAAAAAAGTGGGCAAGGTGTACTCGGCTCTCTATCATTCCTCTTGCGTCTGGAGTGTGGAG GTTTACCCCGAAGTGAAGGACAGTAACCAGGCCTGCCTGCCCCCTAGTTCCTTTATCACCTGTTCCTCAGACAATACCATCCGCCTGTGGAacacggagagctccggagtgcACGGCTCCACCCTGCACCGAAACATCCTCAGCAAT GACCTCATTAAGATCATCTATGTGGATGGGAACACTCAGGCCCTGCTGGACACTGAGCTGCCTGGAGGAGACAAAGCCGACACGTCCCTGATGGATCCCCGTGTGGGCATCCGCTCTGTGTGTATCAGCCCCAACGGACAGCATCTAGCTTCTGGGGACCGTGTAGGCACGCTTAG GGTGCATGAGCTGCAGTCCTTGAGTGAGATGCTAAAGGTAGAGGCCCATGACTCAGAAATTCTGTGCTTGGAGTACTCTAAGCCAGACACAG GTCTGAAGCTGCTGGCATCAGCGAGCCGGGACAGGCTCATCCATGTGTTAGATGCTGGCCGTGAGTATAGCCTGCAGCAGACGTTGGATGAGCACTCATCCTCCATCACTGCTGTCAAGTttgcag CCAGCGATGGGCAAGTCCGCATGATCAGCTGTGGAGCAGACAAGAGCATTTACTTCCGCACTGCACAGAAG TCTGGAGATGGAGTACAGTTTACACGGACACACCATGTGGTACGGAAGACGACTCTCTATGATATGGATGTGGAGCCCAGCTGGAAGTACACAGCCATTGGCTGCCAGGACCGAAATATTCG GATCTTTAACATCAGCAGTGGGAAGCAAAAGAAGCTGTTTAAAGGGTCACAGGGTGAGGATGGCACTCTGATTAAG GTGCAGACAGACCCCTCGGGGATCTACATTGCCACCAGCTGTTCTGACAAGAACCTTTCCATTTTCGACTTCTCTTCAGGCGAGTGTGTGGCCACCATGTTTGGCCACTCAG AGATTGTCACTGGCATGAAGTTTAGTAATGACTGCAAACATCTCATCTCTGTGTCAGGAGACAG CTGTATATTTGTGTGGCGCCTGAGCTCTGAGATGACCATCAGTATGAGGCAGCGTCTGGCTGAACTGCGCCAGCGTCAGCGTGGAGGCAAGCAGCAGGGACCATCTTCTCCCCAAAGAGCTGCAGGACCCAACAG GCATGAGGCGCCATCGATGCTATCTCCTGGACCAGCTTTGTCATCAGACAGTGACAAGGAGGGAGAAGATGAGGGCACCGAAGAAGAAGAACTTCCAGCTCTGCCCATCCTTGCCAAGGGTACCAAAAAAGAGCCAG CCTcagtgcccagcccagccctgccccgaaGCTTGTCCCACTGGGAGATGAGTCGG GCACAGGAGACGGTGGAGTTCCTGGCCCCAGTGCCTGCAGCCAACCAAGGACCCAGAAGAAGGGGCCGCTGGGCTCAGCCAGGTGTGGAGCTGAGTGTCCGCTCCATGCTGGACCTGCGGCAGCTAGAGACAATGGCCCCAAGCCCTCGAGGCACTAGCCAAGACTTGCTGGCCATGACCCCATCTTGTCCTGGGAAGCATGGTCAGCAGGCCCCTGAAACCTCACATACTAGCCAG AACGAAAAGCCCCCTCGGCCTCAGGCCTCCCAACCCTGTTCCTGTCCCCACATTATTCGATTGTTGTCCCAAGAGGAAGGGGTATTTGCCCAAGATCTGGAGCCTGCACCCATCGAAGATGGTATTGTCTACCCGGAGCCGAGTGACAGCCCCACCCTGGATACCAG TGAGTTTCAGGTTCAGGCTCCATCCCGAGGGACCCTGGGAAGAGTGTATCCAGGCAGCAGGGGCTCCGAGAAGCACAGTCCTGACAGTGCCTGCTCTGTGGATTATAGTAGCAGCCGGCTTTCCAGTCCTGAACACCCCAATGAAG ACCTCGAAGAGCCAGCTGATggtgatgaggaagaggaggaagaagagggaggcaCTGGCTCCTATGGATTGCAGGAGGGCAGTCCCCATACCCCAGACCAGGAGCAGTTTCTAAAACAGCACTTTGAGACTCTGGCCAATGGGGCTGCTCCAGGTGTGGTCAGAG GGGGCCCAGTCCGGGTACCAGAGAGGACAGAGTCTCAGAGCATCTCTTCACGATTCCTGTTGCAAGTACAGACTCCCCCGCTCAG GGAACTGTCCCCATATTCCTCAAGCCTGGCACTGACATCGAGACCAGTCCAGATGCTGCAGGCTTCGGGTGAGCAACTAAGAGGCAGTGGTGCCAGTCCTCCAGGAGCACCCCCAGAGGCAGAGACCTCCTCTGGAAATGCCGGCCCCCAGCAGGCAGTTCCTGTGCTTTTGCCACGACGCCGTCTCAACCTGGACAGTAGCTGGGCTCCCAAGAGAGTGGCTGCAGCCAGCAGCCCTTTAGGTGGACTCCAGAAAGCCCGGTCTGTGCAGAGTCTGGTGCTGCAGG ATGAGGGCCCACCACCAGGCCCATTGCTTTTAGGGGAGACAGAGGCCCAGGAGGGCCTGCACTCCCTGCCACAGGCTGATAGCCATCTGTCTCGGCCTCAGTCCTACCAGAACCCCACCACCAGTTCCATGGCCAAGATTTCCCGCAGCATCTCTGTTGGGGAGAACTTGGGCCTGGCAGCTGAACCTCAAGCTCCTGCTCCCATTCGAGTCTCACCGCTCAGCAAGCTAGCCCTGCCCAGCAGGGCTCACCTGGTCCTGGACATCCCAAAGCCACTGCCGGATCGTCCTACCCTGGCCACATTTTCACCTGCTACCAAGGGCAGGGCCCCTGGTGAGGTGGAACAGCCTGGTTCCTCAATGGGCCTAGGAAAGGCTCATAGTACATCTGAGAGGCAGGCTTGTTTGGGGGAGGGTGCCAAGCCTAGGACAGAGTGCCAGGCTCAGCCTGGGCCCAACAGCCCCTGTGCCCAGCAACTGCCAGTCAGCAGCCTCCTCCGAGTCCCTGAGAActtgcagcccccaccccctgagAAGACTCCTAGCCCCATGGAATGCACCAGGCCAGGGACCCTGAGCCAGGACTCAG AGCCAGCAGTGAGCCTGGAGCAGTGCGAACAACTTGTGGCAGAGCTCCAGGGCAACATGCGCCAGGCTATGCGGCTCTACCACTTG GTGGCTGGCTGCAAGACACCCTCAGCGGAGCAAAGTCGCATCACCCAGCTCCTCAGAAACACCTTCTCTTCAGTACGGCAGGAGCTAGAGGCCCTGGCTGGGGCAGTGTTACGCAGCCCAGGCGGGAGCCCTGGGGCTGTGGGGGCTGAGCAAACACAGGCCTTGCTAGAGCAATACTCAGAGCTGCTGCTTCGGGCTGTGGAGCGGCGCATGGAACGCAGACTCTAG